The following proteins are co-located in the Urocitellus parryii isolate mUroPar1 chromosome 15, mUroPar1.hap1, whole genome shotgun sequence genome:
- the LOC113177355 gene encoding vomeronasal type-1 receptor 4-like: MATSDVAVGIIFLAQTVVGALGNSSLLLHYLVLYFTGCRVRHTDWILQHLIVANLLTLLSRGVPQTVAAFSLKYFLSDVGCKLLFYLHRVGRGVSIGSTCLLSIFQAMKISSRNSRWAELKMSICKYVDSSVYLSWLLYLLLNIVVLRYTTGNRNNKNSTSLKDLGYCSTIQYNVTIQSLFAALVSFPDALCMGLMLWASSSMVLILYRHKQRMQYLQKTSSPRSSPETRATKTILLLVSTFVSFYTLSCIFQIYVGIMSNPNLFLVNTATIFAGCFPAVSPFLLMHRNSSAPRLCLAWIRNRKTSDITRNM; this comes from the coding sequence ATGGCAACCAGTGATGTGGCTGTAGGCATCATCTTCCTGGCACAGACTGTGGTTGGAGCTCTGGGcaattcctctcttctcctccattACCTGGTCCTTTACTTCACTGGGTGCAGGGTAAGACACACAGACTGGATTCTTCAGCACTTGATTGTGGCCAACTTGTTAACTCTTCTGAGTAGAGGAGTTCCCCAGACAGTGGCAGCTTTCAGTTTGAAATATTTCCTCAGTGATGTTGGATGCAAGCTGCTTTTCTATCTTcacagggtgggcaggggtgtgtCCATTGGCAGCACCTGCCTCCTGAGCATCTTTCAGGCCATGAAGATTAGTTCTAGGAACTCCAGGTGGGCAGAACTTAAAATGTCCATTTGCAAGTATGTTGACTCTTCTGTGTACCTGAGCTGGCTCCTGTACCTGCTTCTAAATATTGTTGTTCTTAGGTACACGACTGggaacagaaacaacaaaaacagcacaaGCCTGAAAGATTTGGGATACTGTTCTACCATTCAGTACAACGTAACTATACAATCACTATTTGCAGCATTGGTATCATTCCCTGATGCCCTGTGCATGGGGCTCATGCTCTGGGCCAGCAGCTCCATGGTGCTCATCCTGTACAGGCACAAGCAGAGAATGCAGTACCTTCAAAAGACCAGCTCCCCCAGGTCCTCCCCTGAGACCAGAGCCACCAAAACCATCCTCCTCCTGGTGAGCACCTTTGTCTCATTTTACACACTTTCATGCATCTTTCAGATTTATGTGGGTATTATGTCTAATCCCAACTTGTTCCTGGTGAACACAGCCACAATATTTGCTGGGTGTTTCCCAGCTGTCAGCCCCTTCCTGCTCATGCATAGGAACTCCAGTGCACCCAGGCTCTGCCTTGCATGGATAAGGAATAGGAAAACCTCTGATATCACGAGGAATATGTAA